The following proteins come from a genomic window of Aspergillus luchuensis IFO 4308 DNA, chromosome 3, nearly complete sequence:
- a CDS encoding histidine phosphatase family protein (COG:S;~EggNog:ENOG410PGMK;~InterPro:IPR016274,IPR033379,IPR000560,IPR029033;~PFAM:PF00328;~go_function: GO:0016791 - phosphatase activity [Evidence IEA]), whose amino-acid sequence MHMIHRHGSRYPSSSEGLASWAQKIINSTASGNNFTGPLSFLNDWDYGLGLEILVPKGRQELYDSGVLNFYNYGHLFNSSSAHKLVARTTTQDRMLKSAENFLAGFFGLEWTEKTNLLPMIEGVGYNNSLIGTYSCTRALEYMAYNATTPLSTWKNIYLKERTEALHTLTGSYNWTTTDSYNAQSMCAYETISYGYSQFCELFTFEEFENFNYSFDIEFSNMVGFACPAGRAQGIAWVEEFLARVEGHLLQTTGTNANMTLDTNSVTFPTDQNLYLDFSHDAGIVAVLTAFGFRQFAQYLPPTGPPLYQQFKASNIVPFGGRTNIEIIRTPHKVAATRPAGDQTNAYVDGTGETFYVHFLQNQRTLPLHSSFAECEYRDDGWCELSTFMNVQKRSLERSQFEYACFGNWTVTEYGTVTDGVPV is encoded by the coding sequence ATGCATATGATTCACCGCCATGGTTCTCGGTATCCTTCATCCTCAGAAGGTCTGGCCTCATGGGCCCAGAAAATCATCAATTCTACTGCTAGCGGTAACAACTTCACCGGCCCACTTTCTTTCCTGAACGATTGGGACTACGGACTGGGTCTAGAGATCCTCGTCCCCAAAGGCCGTCAGGAGCTCTATGACAGCGGCGTCCTAAACTTCTACAACTACGGTCACCTTTTTAATTCCAGCTCGGCCCATAAGCTCGTAGcgcgcaccaccacccaggaCCGCATGCTCAAATCCGCAGAGAACTTCCTCGCAGGCTTCTTTGGCCTTGAATGGACAGAAAAGACTAACCTACTACCAATGATAGAAGGTGTTGGCTACAACAACTCCCTAATTGGGACCTACTCCTGCACCCGCGCATTAGAGTACATGGCCTACAATGCCACCACACCCCTATCAACGTGGAAGAATATCTATCTCAAAGAGCGCACCGAAGCACTCCACACTCTGACTGGATCTTATAACTGGACCACGACCGACAGCTACAACGCGCAGAGTATGTGCGCCTACGAGACCATCAGTTACGGCTACAGCCAGTTCTGCGAGCTTTTCACCTTTGAAGAATTCGAAAACTTCAACTACTCCTTCGATATTGAATTCTCCAACATGGTCGGATTTGCCTGTCCCGCAGGCCGCGCGCAGGGAATTGCCTGGGTAGAGGAATTTCTCGCCCGTGTGGAGGGTCACTTACTCCAGACTACAGGCACCAATGCCAACATGACCCTGGACACTAATTCTGTGACGTTCCCGACGGATCAGAATCTCTACCTTGACTTTTCACATGATGCGGGTATAGTCGCTGTTCTCACTGCGTTTGGATTCAGGCAGTTCGCCCAATACCTGCCTCCTACTGGACCTCCTCTATACCAGCAGTTCAAGGCTAGTAACATCGTTCCATTCGGTGGACGGACGAATATTGAGATCATTAGGACGCCTCATAAGGTGGCTGCTACGCGTCCTGCGGGTGATCAGACAAATGCCTATGTGGATGGCACCGGGGAAACGTTCTACGTTCACTTTTTGCAGAATCAGCGCACGCTCCCTCTGCATTCTAGCTTTGCGGAATGTGAGTATCGCGATGATGGTTGGTGCGAGCTGTCTACGTTCATGAATGTTCAGAAGAGGAGTCTGGAAAGGTCTCAGTTTGAGTATGCTTGTTTTGGTAATTGGACTGTGACTGAGTATGGGACTGTGACTGATGGTGTTCCGGTTTGA
- a CDS encoding uncharacterized protein (SECRETED:SignalP(1-19)) encodes MHQAFTTLSILAVASLADAAAIEARSQSSTPLTLNPSSTTTGVDWFQTTPESYQGTTATGVAPFLAETNPAPFGQKTLSPNDPLETSEPIKGAAGRNIFH; translated from the exons ATGCACCAGGCTTTCACTACCCTATCTATACTGGCAGTAGCCTCTTtagctgatgctgctgccatTGAAGCCCGCTCACAGAGCTCAACTCCACTGACTCTCAATCCCTCATCTACCACAACCGGAGTTGATTGGTTTCAGACCACGCCCGAGAGCTACCAGG GCACGACTGCAACCGGGGTTGCTCCCTTCTTAGCCGAGACAAATCCTGCTCCATTTGGACAAAAGACTCTGTCTCCCAACGACCCGCTGGAAACAAGCGAGCCGATCAAGGGGGCTGCTGGCCGCAATATATTCCATTAA
- a CDS encoding LLM class flavin-dependent oxidoreductase (COG:C;~EggNog:ENOG410PGED;~InterPro:IPR011251,IPR016215,IPR036661;~PFAM:PF00296;~go_function: GO:0004497 - monooxygenase activity [Evidence IEA];~go_function: GO:0016705 - oxidoreductase activity, acting on paired donors, with incorporation or reduction of molecular oxygen [Evidence IEA];~go_process: GO:0055114 - oxidation-reduction process [Evidence IEA]) has product MATDNATSRPRKQLILNAFVEMCSGHQSPGLWRHPEDESHRFNDIDHWIELAKLLESAKFHGIFIADVLGSSYPQIPLEYTWIVTSPGGYDVYKGPRNLEPAIVSGAQWPVNEPLAVVPAMAAATQNIGFGVTVTTTYEQPYHLARRLSTIDHLTKGRIGWNIVTGYLDSAARNLGHTQQPQHDDRYAQAEEYIKVTYKLWESSWRSDAVVLDRTRGIYTDPTRVREINHTGKYFTVPGPHICQPSPQRTPVILQAGTSKAGKAFAAQHAEAIFVAGHSPSVVAKNIAEIRETAKTQFGRDPAGIKFLALLCPVLGRTEEEAWEKFRYFRSLGSIDGALALFGGWTGIDLDRYGEDEELRHVESNAIRSAVEGWSKATPEVEKWTKATVGQHITVGGLGATPVGTPQQVADQMERWVNEADVDGFNLAYAIKPGSFKDIIDLLIPELRKRGLFWDDYTVKKGTYRENIYGKEGQSGPPADHPAAKYRWHAGVEAADHPVPEN; this is encoded by the exons ATGGCTACCGACAACGCTACATCTCGACCCCGCAAACAATTAATCCTCAATGCATTCGTTGAAATGT GTAGTGGCCACCAGTCCCCAGGACTGTGGCGACACCCAGAGGACGAATCGCACCGATTCAACGACATCGACCACTGGATTGAGCTCGCAAAGCTTCTAGAATCCGCCAAGTTCCACGGAATCTTCATCGCAGATGTCCTAGGTAGCTCTTATCCCCAAATACCTCTAGAATATACATGGATAGTAACCTCCCCAGGCGGCTACGACGTGTACAAAGGCCCCCGCAACCTCGAACCAGCCATTGTATCTGGCGCGCAATGGCCCGTTAACGAGCCATTAGCTGTCGTACCTGCCATGGCGGCCGCGACACAAAATATCGGCTTCGGGGTGACAGTCACAACGACATATGAGCAGCCGTATCATCTTGCGCGTCGACTCTCTACTATTGATCATCTCACTAAGGGACG GATAGGATGGAAC ATCGTAACGGGCTACCTCGACTCCGCAGCCCGTAACCTAGGCCacacccaacaaccccag CATGACGACCGCTACGCCCAAGCCGAAGAATACATCAAAGTGACCTACAAATTATGGGAATCCTCCTGGCGCTCCGACGCCGTCGTGCTGGACCGCACCCGCGGAATCTACACGGACCCAACCCGAGTCCGCGAAATCAACCATACCGGCAAATACTTCACCGTCCCCGGCCCCCACATCTGCCAACCCAGTCCGCAACGCACACCCGTGATCCTCCAAGCGGGGACATCCAAAGCCGGGAAGGCGTTCGCGGCACAGCATGCCGAGGCGATCTTCGTGGCGGGACATAGTCCGTCCGTGGTGGCGAAGAATATCGCGGAGATCCGGGAGACGGCGAAGACGCAGTTTGGCCGGGATCCCGCGGGGATTAAGTTCCTGGCGCTGTTGTGTCCGGTGCTTGggaggacggaggaggaggcgtgGGAGAAGTTTAGGTATTTCAGGAGTCTTGGGTCGATTGATGGTGCGTTGGCGCTGTTTGGGGGCTGGACGGGGATTGATCTCGATCGGTatggcgaagatgaggagtTGAGGCATGTGGAGAGTAATGCTATTCG GTCTGCCGTTGAGGGTTGGTCCAAGGCGACTCCGGAGGTCGAGAAGTGGACGAAGGCTACTGTGGGTCAACATATCACGGTTGGTGGGCTGGGTGCGACGCCGGTGGGAACGCCGCAGCAGGTGGCGGATCAGATGGAACGGTGGGTGAATGAggcggatgtggatgggttcAACCTG GCGTATGCTATCAAACCCGGCTCCTTCAAGGATATCATTGACTTGCTGATCCCTGAACTCCGTAAGAGAGGCCTCTTCTGGGATGACTACACTGTCAAGAAGGGAACGTACCGCGAAAACATCTACGGCAAGGAAGGGCAGAGCGGCCCGCCGGCTGATCATCCAGCTGCAAAATATCGCTGGCATGCGGGCGTTGAAGCAGCGGATCATCCGGTTCCTGAGAACTGA